The following are encoded together in the Humulus lupulus chromosome 5, drHumLupu1.1, whole genome shotgun sequence genome:
- the LOC133777794 gene encoding uncharacterized protein LOC133777794, with the protein MWLSNVGSTEEERVEWVSKCMIDSNRGQMWLLPYHKGKHWMLIIIDFDHQLCYFLDSLHNFPPDEIKSLISRVFQHLRTNNAKTKEVAWRTVKCPRQPLQSVQCGFYVMRMMKDFVTNEFSMRWLTSNCGGKNYYTKDEINEVREEWAQCVMDLMSTT; encoded by the exons ATGTGGTTATCAAATGTTGGATCCACTGAAGAAGAACGAGTTGAATGGGTATCAAAGTGTATGATTGATTCAAATCGGGGTCAGATGTGGTTGTTGCCATATCATAAGGG aaagcattggatgcttataataattgattttgaTCACCAATTGTGCTATTTCCTGGATTCTCTTCACAATTTTCCACCAGATGAAATCAAATCTCTCATTTCTCG tgtCTTTCAACATTTACGCACAAATAATGCAAAAACTAAAGAAGTCGCGTGGAGAACAGTTAAGTGTCCTCgtcaaccattacaatcagtacaatgtgggttctatgttatgaggatgatgaaggacttcgtgacaaatgagttttcaatgcgatggctaactagtaac tgtggcgggaagaactattacacaaaggatgagatcaatgaagtacgtgaagaatgggcacaatgcgtcatggatttgatgagtactacatag
- the LOC133777795 gene encoding uncharacterized protein LOC133777795 encodes MSLGIGDVKIRVENKIKIPRSYSSLYTPAKKISSRLLHSASNPNCSDSPSPTPVTQLHDLIISAPFGINSHCNLSRIASFFFKFRHPRQSHGFGHNKRPIAKCHTAARPVILEPVMLANL; translated from the exons ATGTCGCTTGGTATTGGAGACGTTAAAATTAGGgtggaaaataaaattaagatccCGCGCTCTTATTCTTCACTGTACACCCCCGCGAAAAAAATTTCTTCTCGTCTTCTTCATTCCGCCAGCAACCCAAACTGCAGCGACTCTCCCTCCCCAACTCCGGTCACTCAGCTTCACGATCTCATCATCTCAGCTCCCTTCGGCATCAACTCTCACTGTAACCTCTCTAGAATCGcctccttcttcttcaaatttCGGCATCCTCGGCAATCGCACGGGTTTGGGCATAACAAAAGGCCAATCGCAAAG TGTCATACAGCAGCAAGACCTGTGATATTGGAGCCTGTTATGTTGGCAAATTT GTGA